A window from Jannaschia sp. S6380 encodes these proteins:
- a CDS encoding glycosyltransferase family 4 protein, producing MPTAETAPRRVLIVVENLPVPLDRRVWLEATSLVAAGYEVSVICPTGRGWDAEYEVIDGVHIHRHPAPPEAHAGALAYAREYLHAIRHWFRLARQVRRARGFDVIHGCNPPDLVWLLALRYRLAGVRYVFDHHDVCPELFEAKFGRRGLLYGVMRLWERITFACADVSIATNESFARIARRRGGMAAEDVFVVRSAPRIEKFLPGPGDASFRKAGTVLGWIGIIGQQEGLELLVEAVRILVQDMGRADVHIVIIGFGPHQPVIEAEVARRGLADRFTFTGALYGEAMLGALNAIDIGVAPDPKNAMNDISTMNKVMEYMTLEKPLVQFDLTEGRASAGHASLYARANDPADFARMIAQLMDDPDMARAMGAQGRARVLDTLSWDHSVPALLAAYDRVFAKR from the coding sequence ATGCCCACCGCCGAGACCGCCCCGCGCCGCGTGCTGATCGTGGTCGAGAACCTGCCCGTCCCACTCGACCGGCGGGTCTGGCTGGAGGCGACCTCGCTGGTCGCGGCGGGCTACGAGGTTTCGGTGATCTGCCCGACGGGCCGCGGCTGGGACGCCGAATACGAGGTCATCGACGGCGTCCACATCCACCGCCACCCCGCCCCGCCCGAGGCGCATGCCGGTGCCCTGGCCTATGCGCGCGAGTATTTGCACGCGATCCGCCACTGGTTCCGGCTGGCCCGGCAGGTGCGACGCGCGCGCGGCTTCGACGTGATCCACGGCTGCAACCCGCCCGATCTGGTCTGGCTTCTGGCGCTGCGCTACCGGCTCGCCGGTGTGCGCTACGTGTTCGATCACCACGACGTCTGCCCCGAGCTGTTCGAGGCCAAGTTCGGCAGGCGCGGCCTGCTTTACGGCGTGATGCGCCTGTGGGAGCGGATCACCTTCGCCTGCGCCGATGTCAGCATCGCCACCAACGAAAGCTTCGCCCGCATCGCCCGCAGGCGCGGCGGAATGGCGGCCGAGGACGTGTTCGTCGTCCGCTCCGCCCCCCGGATCGAGAAGTTCCTGCCCGGCCCCGGCGACGCGTCCTTCCGAAAGGCCGGCACCGTCCTGGGCTGGATCGGCATCATCGGCCAGCAGGAGGGGCTGGAGCTGCTGGTCGAGGCGGTCCGCATCCTGGTGCAGGACATGGGCCGCGCGGATGTGCATATCGTCATCATCGGCTTCGGTCCGCACCAGCCGGTGATCGAGGCGGAGGTGGCGCGAAGGGGCCTCGCCGACCGCTTCACCTTCACCGGTGCGCTCTATGGCGAGGCGATGCTGGGCGCGTTGAACGCGATCGACATCGGCGTCGCGCCGGACCCGAAGAATGCGATGAACGACATCTCGACGATGAACAAGGTCATGGAATACATGACCCTGGAAAAGCCCCTGGTGCAATTCGACCTGACCGAGGGGCGTGCCTCGGCGGGGCATGCGTCGCTTTATGCCCGCGCCAATGACCCGGCCGACTTCGCCCGGATGATCGCCCAGTTGATGGATGACCCGGACATGGCGCGCGCGATGGGCGCGCAGGGCCGGGCCCGCGTGCTGGACACGCTGAGCTGGGATCATTCGGTGCCGGCCCTGCTGGCGGCCTACGACCGCGTCTTCGCGAAACGCTAG
- the kdsA gene encoding 3-deoxy-8-phosphooctulonate synthase: protein MEPIATRIVEIGGIPVGGTNPFALITGPCQLESLNHARMMATHIAEACDATGTRFVFKASYDKANRSSIGTQRGLGMEEGLRILAEVKAEFGCPVLTDVHLPDHCAPAAEVCDVLQIPAFLSRQTDLLLAAGGTGRAINIKKGQFLAPWDMENVAAKVASTGNGNILLCDRGTSFGYNTLVTDFRGLPVMERTGYPVVFDATHSVQQPGGQGTTSGGQREFAPVLARAACAVGVSALFIETHQDPDSAPSDGPNMIPVDRMADLIAELRAFDDLRKGN from the coding sequence ATGGAGCCCATCGCAACCCGCATTGTCGAGATCGGCGGCATCCCCGTTGGCGGCACGAACCCCTTCGCGCTGATCACCGGGCCGTGCCAGCTCGAAAGCCTGAACCATGCCCGCATGATGGCGACCCATATCGCCGAGGCGTGCGATGCGACCGGCACGCGGTTCGTCTTCAAGGCCAGCTACGACAAGGCCAACCGCTCCTCCATCGGCACCCAGCGGGGTCTGGGGATGGAGGAGGGGCTGCGCATCCTGGCCGAGGTCAAGGCGGAGTTCGGCTGTCCGGTGCTGACCGACGTGCACCTGCCCGACCATTGCGCGCCGGCGGCGGAGGTCTGCGACGTGCTGCAGATCCCCGCCTTCCTGTCGCGGCAGACGGACCTGCTGCTTGCCGCTGGCGGGACGGGCCGCGCGATCAACATCAAGAAGGGACAGTTCCTCGCGCCCTGGGACATGGAGAACGTCGCGGCCAAGGTCGCCAGCACCGGAAACGGGAACATCCTGCTCTGCGATCGGGGGACGAGCTTCGGCTACAACACCCTGGTCACCGATTTCCGTGGCCTTCCGGTGATGGAGCGGACGGGATATCCGGTCGTCTTCGACGCCACCCATTCGGTGCAGCAGCCCGGCGGGCAGGGCACCACATCGGGCGGTCAGCGCGAATTCGCGCCCGTGCTGGCGCGCGCGGCCTGCGCCGTCGGTGTCTCGGCCCTGTTCATTGAAACGCATCAGGACCCGGATAGCGCGCCTTCGGACGGGCCCAACATGATTCCCGTCGACCGGATGGCGGACCTGATCGCGGAACTTCGCGCCTTCGACGACCTGCGCAAGGGCAACTGA
- a CDS encoding tetratricopeptide repeat protein yields MALALVLALSGCKSDGERLGAYLQSGGDYAEQGDYDRALVQFRNALKIDPDHAETRAAMGQVLLEQGALREAREEFVILSERFPDRLEFRSRLGQIALVSADWAALDRQAAAARAIDDTALDSRALDIAARYRAAVREKDAVAQDALAAEARALLAGRPDQPVLLRVAVDNLTKGPDPAAALPLLDAALDIDPHAPELQLLRIRLLADSDRLDAAEDRLLDLARLYPDDPQIAGLLVARHLSKGRIDAAENVLRALAEGAPAGETPMRMLLVRFLYRMRGAEAALAELARLIDGAGDAPAALLYSGMDRSIRFDEGDRDGAVQGLRALLADLDDASAEARALRVLLAGMQDRLGERQAARGEIAEVLALDPYDAQALKLRATWAIEADDPKSAIVDLRTALAQRPRDTELMTLLAAAHAQDGNRGLAMEQLSAAAQVSGHAARESERYADALLTDGRPAVARRVLEVAHTAAPGDVPVARALIARYIADRDWRGAERVLAGLGRIDTPTARSAAEPLRAALLLGQGRDADAARAMQDMLAADPGRQAAFADLVAGFRQRGEMVTARSQIEAALALYPDDAALGILAAEQSLAEGDFDRAEREYRALARGPGDAAALRLFALLAGQGRRDAAEAVLRQGLTDHPTSRGLRLIEANRREVTGDVPGAIELLEALHADRPGDPTVANNLASLLVGHDDDPATLARAARIVAPLRGTANPAVSDTIGWIAFRRGDAEGALPLMRRAARGLPDDALVRSRLGQVQAALGRSEEARAAFAATLDLAPADHPIARDALRRLSALGG; encoded by the coding sequence ATGGCCCTTGCCCTGGTGCTGGCGCTGTCGGGCTGCAAGTCCGACGGCGAAAGGCTGGGCGCCTACCTGCAAAGCGGCGGAGACTATGCCGAACAGGGCGATTACGACCGCGCGCTCGTCCAGTTCCGCAACGCGCTGAAGATCGATCCCGACCATGCCGAGACGCGCGCCGCGATGGGGCAGGTCCTGCTGGAACAGGGCGCCCTGCGCGAAGCGCGCGAGGAGTTCGTGATCCTGTCCGAGCGGTTCCCCGACAGGTTGGAGTTCCGAAGCCGCCTGGGCCAGATCGCGCTCGTCAGCGCCGACTGGGCCGCGCTGGATCGGCAGGCCGCCGCCGCGCGCGCCATCGACGACACCGCGCTCGACAGCCGCGCCCTGGACATCGCGGCCCGCTATCGCGCCGCCGTGCGTGAAAAGGACGCCGTCGCGCAGGATGCCCTCGCCGCCGAGGCGCGGGCGTTGCTGGCGGGGCGCCCCGACCAACCGGTGCTGCTGCGCGTGGCGGTCGACAACCTGACGAAGGGCCCCGATCCCGCCGCGGCGCTTCCGCTGCTGGACGCGGCGCTGGATATCGACCCGCATGCGCCCGAACTGCAACTGCTGCGCATCCGCTTGCTGGCCGATTCCGATCGTCTGGACGCGGCCGAGGATCGGCTGCTGGACCTGGCCCGGCTTTATCCCGACGACCCGCAGATCGCGGGCCTTCTGGTCGCGCGGCATCTATCCAAGGGTCGGATCGACGCGGCCGAGAACGTGCTGCGTGCACTGGCCGAGGGCGCCCCGGCCGGCGAGACGCCGATGCGCATGCTGCTGGTGCGGTTCCTCTACCGCATGCGCGGGGCCGAGGCGGCCCTGGCCGAACTCGCCCGGCTGATCGACGGGGCCGGCGACGCGCCGGCGGCCCTTCTCTACTCCGGGATGGACCGTTCGATCCGCTTCGACGAGGGCGACCGCGACGGGGCCGTGCAGGGGCTGCGCGCGCTGCTGGCGGATCTCGACGACGCCTCGGCCGAGGCGCGCGCGCTGCGCGTTCTTCTGGCGGGCATGCAGGACAGGCTGGGCGAACGGCAGGCCGCGCGGGGCGAGATCGCGGAGGTCCTGGCGCTCGACCCCTATGACGCGCAGGCCCTCAAGCTGCGCGCGACCTGGGCGATCGAGGCCGACGATCCGAAATCGGCCATCGTCGATCTGCGCACCGCGCTGGCGCAACGGCCCCGCGACACGGAACTGATGACGCTTCTGGCCGCAGCGCACGCGCAGGACGGCAATCGCGGCCTGGCGATGGAGCAGCTCTCGGCGGCCGCACAGGTCTCGGGCCATGCCGCGCGCGAAAGCGAACGCTATGCCGACGCCTTGCTGACGGATGGGCGGCCCGCCGTCGCGCGCCGGGTGCTGGAGGTCGCGCACACGGCGGCGCCGGGCGACGTCCCGGTGGCGCGCGCCCTGATCGCCCGCTACATTGCCGACCGCGATTGGCGCGGGGCCGAGCGTGTGCTGGCGGGGCTCGGCCGCATCGACACGCCCACCGCGCGATCGGCCGCCGAACCGTTGCGCGCGGCGCTTCTACTGGGGCAGGGGCGCGACGCCGATGCCGCCCGTGCGATGCAGGACATGCTGGCGGCCGATCCCGGGCGGCAGGCGGCTTTTGCCGACCTCGTCGCGGGGTTCCGGCAGCGCGGCGAAATGGTGACCGCCCGCAGCCAGATCGAGGCGGCGCTGGCGCTTTATCCCGACGATGCCGCGCTCGGCATCCTGGCCGCCGAGCAGAGCCTGGCCGAAGGCGATTTCGACCGGGCTGAGCGGGAGTATCGCGCCCTGGCCCGCGGTCCGGGCGATGCCGCGGCGCTGCGACTGTTCGCGCTGCTGGCAGGGCAGGGTCGCCGCGACGCGGCCGAGGCCGTGCTGCGCCAGGGCCTGACGGATCACCCGACATCGCGCGGCCTGCGCCTGATCGAGGCGAACCGTCGCGAGGTGACCGGTGACGTGCCGGGCGCGATCGAACTGCTGGAGGCGCTCCATGCCGATCGGCCCGGCGATCCGACGGTGGCCAACAACCTCGCCTCGCTTCTGGTTGGGCATGACGACGATCCGGCGACGCTTGCCCGGGCGGCGCGTATCGTGGCGCCCCTGCGCGGCACCGCCAACCCCGCCGTCAGCGACACGATCGGCTGGATCGCCTTTCGTCGCGGCGACGCCGAAGGCGCGCTGCCGCTGATGCGTCGCGCGGCGCGTGGGCTGCCCGACGATGCGCTCGTCCGTTCGCGGCTGGGCCAGGTTCAGGCCGCCCTCGGCCGGTCGGAGGAGGCGCGCGCCGCCTTCGCGGCCACGCTCGACCTCGCGCCTGCGGATCATCCGATCGCGCGGGACGCCCTGCGCCGCCTGTCCGCCCTGGGGGGCTGA
- the xrtD gene encoding VPLPA-CTERM-specific exosortase XrtD, with translation MAFLSTAPARRIRYAPAALVFATLAALPLFWMGLVSLAQAWATPEYSHGPLIPAISLFLFLRELRRQPEPAADAVRRWPGFLLGAGALLLALAGQRTSIPDLITYAIILWVMAMVLICMGWARGRRYWASVFHLIFMLPLPQVLYWQVSTALQGISAQIGVALVELAGIPVLLEGQIIDLGVWKLQVAEACSGLRYLFPILSFSYLTAILYRGPMSHRVLLFAAAAPLAVLLNAARIGVIGILVDRYGIAQAQGFLHVFEGWVVFGLCVALLLLLAAALARLRLAGGAMLDLDTDGLGRGLGRITAVTGAGTLSALGALALVAAALHWAAGGEGRAPQARLAAFPMQLGDWAGHRARLDPDVARVLAASDYVVADFAASGPPVGLFVAWYARQADGAGLHSPEICLPAAGWEIAELARTRMTLGGDTFPANRAVIQKGTERQMVLYWFEQRGTRLASAWQAKFAAVRDGLVHGRSDGMIVRFTTPIGAGESDAAAEARLMALAAAAVPRLVPLIPG, from the coding sequence GTGGCGTTCCTGTCGACCGCACCCGCCCGTCGTATCCGGTATGCGCCCGCAGCCCTGGTCTTCGCGACGCTTGCGGCGCTGCCCTTGTTCTGGATGGGCCTGGTCTCGCTGGCGCAAGCCTGGGCCACACCGGAATACAGCCATGGCCCGCTGATCCCCGCGATCTCGCTTTTCCTGTTCCTGCGCGAACTGCGGCGCCAGCCCGAACCGGCGGCGGACGCGGTGCGCCGATGGCCGGGGTTCCTGCTGGGGGCGGGGGCGTTGCTTCTGGCGCTGGCAGGGCAGCGCACGTCGATCCCCGATCTGATCACCTACGCGATCATCCTGTGGGTGATGGCGATGGTGCTGATCTGCATGGGCTGGGCGCGGGGACGTCGGTACTGGGCGTCGGTCTTCCACCTGATCTTCATGCTGCCGCTGCCGCAGGTCCTTTACTGGCAGGTCTCGACGGCCCTGCAGGGCATTTCGGCGCAGATAGGCGTGGCCCTCGTGGAACTGGCTGGCATTCCCGTCCTGCTGGAAGGGCAGATCATCGACCTGGGTGTCTGGAAGCTGCAGGTCGCGGAAGCCTGCTCCGGGCTGCGCTACCTGTTTCCGATCCTCAGCTTTTCGTATCTCACGGCGATCCTCTATCGCGGACCGATGTCGCACCGGGTGCTGCTCTTCGCGGCGGCGGCGCCGCTGGCCGTATTGCTCAACGCCGCGAGAATCGGGGTCATCGGCATCTTGGTCGACCGGTACGGCATCGCGCAGGCGCAGGGGTTCCTGCACGTGTTCGAGGGCTGGGTCGTCTTCGGTCTGTGCGTGGCGCTGTTGTTGTTGCTGGCGGCCGCTCTGGCGCGGCTGCGGCTGGCCGGTGGGGCGATGCTCGATCTCGACACCGACGGGCTGGGGCGCGGGCTGGGCCGGATCACCGCGGTAACCGGCGCGGGAACGCTGTCGGCGCTGGGCGCGCTGGCCCTGGTCGCCGCGGCGCTGCACTGGGCCGCGGGCGGCGAGGGTCGCGCACCCCAGGCGCGTCTCGCGGCCTTTCCGATGCAATTGGGCGACTGGGCCGGTCATCGCGCGCGGCTGGACCCGGACGTGGCCCGCGTTCTGGCGGCCAGCGACTATGTCGTGGCCGACTTCGCCGCCAGCGGGCCGCCGGTCGGCCTGTTCGTCGCCTGGTACGCCCGGCAGGCCGACGGCGCCGGGCTCCACTCGCCCGAAATCTGCCTGCCCGCCGCCGGATGGGAAATCGCCGAACTGGCCCGCACCCGCATGACCCTTGGCGGTGACACCTTTCCCGCCAACCGCGCCGTGATCCAGAAGGGGACGGAGCGGCAGATGGTCCTCTATTGGTTCGAGCAGCGCGGCACCCGGCTGGCCAGCGCATGGCAGGCCAAGTTCGCGGCCGTGCGCGACGGCTTGGTCCATGGCCGCAGCGACGGCATGATCGTGCGGTTCACCACGCCCATCGGCGCGGGTGAGTCCGACGCCGCCGCGGAGGCGCGCCTCATGGCGCTCGCCGCCGCCGCCGTGCCGCGTCTCGTGCCGCTGATCCCCGGCTAG
- a CDS encoding KpsF/GutQ family sugar-phosphate isomerase, translated as MNDALDTGREVLRTEAAALSALAEAMPEDFSAVVDLIAAAPGRVIVTGIGKSGHIARKIAATLASTGTPALFVHPAEASHGDMGMIGRDDVVLMLSNSGEAAELRDMIEHTRRFSVPLVGLSSRPGSTLMQAADHRLTIPALPEACGIGMVPTTSTTLTLGLGDALAVALLRRRNFRAEDFGVFHPGGKLGAQMARVSRLMHSEVPAVTSETPMPDALLTMTSGGFGIAAVVDRGVLTGVITDGDLRRNMAVLMDRRAGDVATRDPLTVPPDMLAAQALALLNARKISVLIVCEGPAPVGVLHIHDLLRAGVA; from the coding sequence ATGAACGACGCATTGGACACCGGCCGCGAGGTCCTGAGGACCGAGGCGGCCGCCCTGTCGGCGCTGGCCGAGGCCATGCCCGAGGATTTCTCGGCCGTGGTCGACCTGATCGCGGCGGCGCCCGGGCGCGTGATCGTCACGGGCATCGGCAAGTCCGGGCACATCGCCCGCAAGATCGCGGCGACCCTGGCCTCCACGGGCACGCCCGCGCTGTTCGTGCATCCGGCCGAGGCCAGCCATGGCGACATGGGCATGATCGGGCGCGACGACGTCGTCCTGATGCTGTCGAACTCCGGCGAGGCGGCGGAGCTGCGCGACATGATCGAGCACACCCGGCGCTTTTCGGTCCCGCTGGTGGGGCTGTCCTCGCGCCCCGGATCGACGCTGATGCAGGCCGCCGATCACCGACTGACCATCCCCGCACTGCCCGAGGCCTGCGGGATCGGGATGGTGCCCACCACCTCGACCACGTTGACGCTGGGCCTGGGCGACGCGCTGGCCGTGGCGCTGCTGCGGCGAAGGAATTTCCGGGCGGAGGATTTCGGCGTCTTCCACCCGGGCGGCAAGCTGGGCGCCCAGATGGCCCGCGTGTCGCGATTGATGCATTCCGAGGTGCCGGCGGTGACGTCCGAGACGCCGATGCCCGATGCCTTGCTGACGATGACCTCGGGCGGGTTTGGGATCGCCGCCGTGGTCGATCGCGGCGTGTTGACCGGCGTGATCACCGACGGGGACTTGCGGCGCAACATGGCGGTGCTGATGGACCGGCGCGCGGGCGACGTGGCGACGCGCGATCCGCTGACGGTGCCGCCCGACATGCTGGCCGCGCAGGCGCTGGCGCTGCTGAATGCGCGCAAGATCAGCGTGCTGATCGTCTGCGAGGGGCCCGCCCCGGTGGGCGTGCTGCACATCCACGACCTGTTGCGCGCGGGTGTCGCATGA
- a CDS encoding UDP-glucose/GDP-mannose dehydrogenase family protein, whose translation MRIAMIGTGYVGLVSGVCFSDFGHEVVCVDRDPKKIEMLEAGRVPIFEPGLDDLMARNVAAGRLSFTTDLKTAVGGADAVFIAVGTPTRRGDGHADLTYVMDAAAEIGRALTGYAVIVTKSTVPVGTNRKVAQAVRDAAPEAAFDVASNPEFLREGAAIDDFMRPDRVVVGVESARAEEVMSAIYRPLYLRDFAIMVTDLESAEMIKYAANAFLATKITFINEIAALCERVGADVKKVSKGMGLDGRIGNKFLHAGPGYGGSCFPKDTAALARIGQDHAMPMRITEAVMQVNEGVKARMVEKLRDLCDGSFNGRTVAVMGVTFKPNTDDMREAPSLTIVPALVGGGAKVRVVDPEGRREGEALLPGVAWHDDPYEACAEADLIVLLTEWNEFRALDLERIAGAMRTPRMADLRNIYSREVAEAAGFAAYDAVGR comes from the coding sequence ATGCGTATCGCGATGATCGGCACCGGCTATGTGGGCCTGGTGTCGGGTGTGTGCTTTTCGGATTTCGGGCACGAGGTGGTCTGCGTGGACCGCGACCCGAAGAAGATCGAGATGCTGGAGGCCGGCCGCGTTCCCATCTTCGAGCCGGGGCTGGACGACCTGATGGCGCGCAACGTGGCGGCGGGGCGCCTGTCGTTCACCACCGACCTGAAGACAGCCGTCGGCGGGGCCGATGCGGTGTTCATCGCCGTCGGCACGCCGACGCGCCGGGGCGATGGCCATGCGGATCTGACCTATGTCATGGACGCCGCCGCCGAGATCGGGCGCGCGCTGACCGGCTATGCGGTCATCGTGACCAAGTCGACCGTGCCCGTCGGCACCAACCGCAAAGTCGCCCAGGCCGTTCGCGACGCCGCGCCCGAGGCCGCGTTCGACGTCGCCTCCAACCCCGAGTTCCTGCGCGAGGGCGCGGCGATCGACGATTTCATGCGACCCGACCGCGTCGTCGTGGGCGTGGAGAGCGCGCGTGCCGAGGAGGTGATGTCCGCGATCTATCGCCCGCTCTACCTGCGCGACTTCGCGATCATGGTGACCGATCTGGAGTCGGCCGAGATGATCAAATACGCGGCGAACGCGTTTCTGGCGACCAAGATCACCTTCATCAACGAGATCGCGGCGCTGTGCGAACGTGTCGGCGCCGACGTCAAGAAGGTGTCCAAGGGCATGGGGCTGGACGGGCGGATCGGGAACAAGTTCCTGCATGCCGGACCGGGCTATGGCGGATCGTGCTTTCCCAAGGACACCGCCGCGCTGGCCCGGATCGGGCAGGACCACGCCATGCCCATGCGCATCACCGAGGCGGTCATGCAGGTCAACGAAGGCGTCAAGGCGCGGATGGTCGAGAAGCTGCGCGACCTCTGCGACGGCAGCTTCAACGGCCGCACGGTCGCGGTGATGGGCGTGACCTTCAAGCCCAACACCGACGACATGCGCGAGGCGCCCAGCCTGACCATCGTCCCCGCCCTCGTGGGCGGCGGCGCAAAGGTGCGTGTGGTCGACCCCGAAGGCCGGCGCGAGGGCGAGGCGCTGCTGCCCGGCGTGGCCTGGCACGACGACCCCTACGAGGCCTGCGCGGAAGCCGACCTGATCGTGTTGCTGACGGAATGGAACGAGTTCCGCGCCCTGGACCTGGAGCGGATCGCCGGCGCGATGCGCACGCCCCGGATGGCGGACCTGCGCAACATCTATTCGCGCGAGGTGGCCGAGGCGGCCGGGTTCGCGGCCTACGATGCCGTCGGGCGTTAG
- a CDS encoding glycosyltransferase family 4 protein, with product MRILLVHQNMPGQYRELLDWLIAQGGHELVFLTQRRNYPDREGVRKVVYAPHHKPAEDAYGLSKTWEEAAGNGFGAAQAAARLRDEGFVPDIILGHTGWGELLFMKQVLPDVPILGFFEYYYLAEGGPVGFDPEDPPSEVTPFLLHARNAVPNTAIQVVDRGLSPTRWQRDTFPDSFHDKLYVCHDGIRTDRLRADPGVTLGLGRIGQVTREDEIFTYLARNMERTRGFHTFMRALPAIQKARPNARVLVVGGSGASYGKASKAEGGFRAEMEREVGHLIDWDRVHFLGQVPYEAYRRIVQLSRCHIYLTMPFVLSWSLLESMAMQATVVASDVAPVREAITHGKTGLLVDFLDPDALATQVIDVLSNPDAHAGLGPAARAHVVDNYDFLTRCLPRHIDQINALVPEGRGLSL from the coding sequence GTGAGGATCCTCCTGGTTCACCAGAACATGCCCGGCCAGTACCGCGAGTTGCTGGACTGGCTGATCGCGCAGGGCGGGCACGAGCTGGTGTTCCTCACGCAGCGGCGGAACTATCCTGACCGCGAAGGCGTCCGGAAGGTCGTGTACGCGCCCCATCACAAGCCTGCCGAGGACGCCTATGGCCTGTCCAAGACGTGGGAGGAGGCGGCGGGCAACGGGTTCGGCGCGGCCCAGGCCGCCGCCCGGTTGCGCGACGAGGGCTTCGTGCCCGACATCATCCTGGGGCATACCGGTTGGGGCGAACTTCTGTTCATGAAGCAGGTCCTGCCGGACGTGCCCATCCTGGGGTTCTTCGAGTACTACTACCTGGCCGAGGGCGGACCTGTCGGCTTCGACCCCGAGGATCCGCCGTCCGAGGTCACGCCGTTCCTGCTGCATGCCCGCAACGCCGTGCCCAACACCGCGATCCAGGTGGTCGATCGCGGCCTGTCGCCGACCCGGTGGCAGCGCGACACCTTCCCGGACAGCTTTCACGACAAGCTCTATGTCTGCCATGATGGCATCCGTACCGATCGCCTGCGCGCCGATCCGGGCGTCACGCTGGGGTTGGGCCGCATCGGCCAGGTCACGCGCGAGGACGAGATCTTCACCTACCTCGCGCGGAACATGGAACGGACCCGCGGCTTCCACACCTTCATGCGCGCACTGCCCGCGATCCAGAAGGCGCGGCCCAACGCGCGTGTTCTGGTCGTCGGCGGCTCGGGTGCGTCCTACGGCAAGGCCAGCAAGGCCGAAGGCGGTTTCCGCGCCGAGATGGAGCGCGAGGTCGGCCACCTGATCGACTGGGACCGCGTTCATTTCCTGGGTCAGGTCCCCTATGAGGCGTATCGCCGGATCGTGCAGCTCAGCCGATGTCACATCTATCTGACGATGCCCTTCGTGCTGTCCTGGTCGCTGCTGGAGTCGATGGCGATGCAGGCCACGGTCGTCGCATCCGACGTGGCCCCCGTGCGCGAGGCGATCACCCATGGCAAGACCGGGCTGCTGGTCGATTTCCTCGACCCCGATGCCTTGGCCACGCAGGTGATCGACGTGCTGTCGAACCCGGATGCGCATGCCGGGCTGGGACCGGCGGCGCGCGCGCATGTCGTCGACAACTACGACTTCCTGACCCGGTGCCTGCCTCGGCATATCGACCAGATCAACGCGCTGGTCCCCGAGGGCCGCGGCCTCAGCCTCTAG
- a CDS encoding manno-octulosonate cytidylyltransferase, producing MKTAILIPARYASTRYPGKPLAELRQKDGSVKSLIRMTWEAAQGVRGVDAVHVATDDDRIADAARGFGATVLMTSPAAANGTERCAEALDQIEADLVVNLQGDAPLTPPWFVEALIERMQADTDAAVATPVLRCDAATYAMFIEDRKAGRVGGTTAVFDRNLHGLYFSKEVIPYIDPGKVPDPIPVFHHVGVYAYRPDALRAYAGWPQGELERREGLEQLRFLENGATVACVEVDARGRVFWELNNPADVPRIEAVLQGA from the coding sequence ATGAAGACCGCGATCCTGATCCCGGCGCGCTATGCCTCCACCCGCTATCCCGGCAAGCCGCTGGCCGAGCTTCGGCAGAAGGACGGCAGCGTCAAATCCCTGATCCGCATGACATGGGAGGCGGCGCAGGGAGTTCGGGGCGTCGACGCCGTGCACGTGGCGACCGATGACGACCGGATCGCGGATGCGGCGCGGGGCTTCGGCGCGACCGTCCTGATGACGTCGCCCGCGGCGGCGAACGGCACCGAACGCTGCGCCGAGGCGCTGGACCAGATCGAGGCCGACCTCGTGGTGAACCTGCAGGGCGATGCGCCGCTGACGCCACCCTGGTTCGTCGAGGCGCTGATCGAACGGATGCAGGCCGATACGGATGCCGCCGTCGCCACGCCCGTCCTGCGCTGCGACGCCGCGACCTATGCGATGTTCATCGAGGATCGGAAGGCCGGGCGCGTCGGCGGCACCACTGCCGTGTTCGACCGCAACCTGCACGGGCTCTACTTCTCAAAGGAAGTGATCCCCTATATCGACCCGGGCAAGGTTCCCGATCCGATCCCGGTCTTTCACCATGTCGGCGTCTACGCCTATCGCCCCGATGCGCTGCGCGCCTATGCCGGATGGCCGCAAGGCGAGCTGGAGCGGCGCGAGGGGCTGGAGCAGCTGCGCTTTCTGGAAAACGGTGCCACCGTCGCCTGCGTCGAGGTCGACGCGCGGGGCCGCGTGTTCTGGGAGTTAAACAACCCAGCCGACGTGCCCCGCATCGAAGCCGTCCTGCAAGGAGCCTGA